In a genomic window of Zingiber officinale cultivar Zhangliang chromosome 9B, Zo_v1.1, whole genome shotgun sequence:
- the LOC122025100 gene encoding uncharacterized protein LOC122025100 isoform X2, with product MAGRRNNNNGEMGGQNNQFLEGLTALLHEQNRIHGEQIQQILQAREQGSTPRRSAPSTQPVYKQFRELGPTEFKGTTDPIAAEGWIRSLETIFDFMQLTDADRIRCAIFMLRDDARVWWEGARLTVDLATLTWTDFKEVFYGKYFTVDNRTRLAREFLELRQGDLSVAEYVRRFERGRYFVPMITS from the coding sequence ATGGCTGGGAGAAGGAACAACAATAACGGAGAGATGGGTGGTCAGAACAACCAGTTCCTAGAAGGACTTACAGCACTCCTACATGAGCAGAACCGTATTCATGGGGAACAAATTCAACAAATACTGCAGGCTAGGGAGCAGGGCAGCACGCCCAGACGTTCAGCACCTAGCACGCAACCGGTCTACAAGCAGTTTCGGGAGCTTGGACCGACGGAGTTTAAAGGCACCACGGACCCGATCGCTGCAGAGGGATGGATTCGGTCTTTAGAGACGATATTTGACTTCATGCAGCTCACAGATGCGGACAGAATCAGGTGTGCGATATTCATGCTCCGGGATGATGCTCGAGTATGGTGGGAGGGTGCGCGACTGACCGTAGATCTGGCTACTTTGACTTGGACTGATTTCAAGGAGGTATTCTATGGAAAGTATTTCACAGTTGACAACAGGACACGGCTGGCACGGGAATTCTTGGAGCTTCGCCAGGGAGATTTGTCAGTGGCGGAGTATGTCAGGAGGTTCGAGAGAGGGCGCTATTTTGTACCTATGATTACTAGCTAA
- the LOC122025100 gene encoding uncharacterized protein LOC122025100 isoform X1, protein MFDLVSCHKYKLGLCLVGDALYKKIKKKKKKIEGWLRDVSVGIRATLLRDIMRQPSRQELDYSSQQVMAGRRNNNNGEMGGQNNQFLEGLTALLHEQNRIHGEQIQQILQAREQGSTPRRSAPSTQPVYKQFRELGPTEFKGTTDPIAAEGWIRSLETIFDFMQLTDADRIRCAIFMLRDDARVWWEGARLTVDLATLTWTDFKEVFYGKYFTVDNRTRLAREFLELRQGDLSVAEYVRRFERGRYFVPMITS, encoded by the exons ATGTTTGATTTGGTATCGTGTCATAAGTATAAGCTTGGTTTGTGTTTGGTGGGTGATGCActctataaaaaaataaaaaaaaaaaaaaaaaaaattgagggtTGGTTACGggatgtttcagttggtatcagagccacactCCTAAGGGACATCATGCGTCAGCCATCTCGTCAGGAACTCGACTACTCCAGTCAACAA GTTATGGCTGGGAGAAGGAACAACAATAACGGAGAGATGGGTGGTCAGAACAACCAGTTCCTAGAAGGACTTACAGCACTCCTACATGAGCAGAACCGTATTCATGGGGAACAAATTCAACAAATACTGCAGGCTAGGGAGCAGGGCAGCACGCCCAGACGTTCAGCACCTAGCACGCAACCGGTCTACAAGCAGTTTCGGGAGCTTGGACCGACGGAGTTTAAAGGCACCACGGACCCGATCGCTGCAGAGGGATGGATTCGGTCTTTAGAGACGATATTTGACTTCATGCAGCTCACAGATGCGGACAGAATCAGGTGTGCGATATTCATGCTCCGGGATGATGCTCGAGTATGGTGGGAGGGTGCGCGACTGACCGTAGATCTGGCTACTTTGACTTGGACTGATTTCAAGGAGGTATTCTATGGAAAGTATTTCACAGTTGACAACAGGACACGGCTGGCACGGGAATTCTTGGAGCTTCGCCAGGGAGATTTGTCAGTGGCGGAGTATGTCAGGAGGTTCGAGAGAGGGCGCTATTTTGTACCTATGATTACTAGCTAA